A stretch of Imperialibacter roseus DNA encodes these proteins:
- a CDS encoding bifunctional alpha,alpha-trehalose-phosphate synthase (UDP-forming)/trehalose-phosphatase, protein MPKTIIVSNRLPVKIKVEKNEFKTRPSEGGLATGLGSIYKKGNNIWLGWPGQPIKKESDKAKITAQLKKDNMAPVFLTQTEIEEFYEGFSNETLWPNFHYFNQFAVYNTGLWKAYQKVNRKFAKEIAKIASPNDTIWIHDYQLLLVPQMVREMFPRISIGFFLHIPFPSFESFRLLPWRRELLLGMLGSDFLGFHTYDDMRHFLSSVNRLAGFGNSNGKMTVNNRIVMADALPMGIDYDKYASEASHPDTLTKEVKFRASLGDVKLVLSIDRLDYSKGIPQRLRAFEMFLERYPEWRDKVSVVMIVVPSRDQVEMYKQLKEEIDLLVGRINGKFSRLAWTPIHYFYRSFELSSLSAFYRMAHVALVTPMRDGMNLVCKEFIASKLDKKGVLILSEMAGASKELSDSILINPNDMEEQVEAIHQALTMPEAEQITRMTSMQESLKRYNIHHWVNLFFDRLGLVKAEQKSLETKLVDKETSQKLFKDYKKATTRLIFLDYDGTLTGFSDNPQHAVPDAELHTIVKSLTANKKNRVVIISGRDRQTLEGWLGQYPVDFITEHGAWLREIGSEWETIAAMDASWKRNIMEVMEGYVNRTPGSFVEEKEFSLVWHYRKVETGLGELRTRELTSHLKYITANMPLNVLEGNKVVEVKNSEINKGRAATLWLEKFPSDFVLAVGDDWTDEDTFKSMPDKAYSIKVGSTYSAAKFNIPSVEDVRKLLKQLGDIT, encoded by the coding sequence ATGCCAAAAACCATCATTGTTTCTAACCGCCTTCCGGTCAAAATCAAAGTTGAAAAGAACGAATTTAAAACAAGACCAAGCGAAGGAGGCCTGGCAACTGGTCTGGGCTCTATCTATAAGAAGGGAAACAATATTTGGCTGGGGTGGCCTGGGCAACCAATAAAGAAAGAGTCAGATAAGGCCAAAATCACGGCCCAGCTCAAGAAAGACAACATGGCACCCGTGTTTCTCACTCAAACCGAGATTGAGGAATTTTATGAGGGCTTTAGCAATGAAACCCTGTGGCCCAATTTTCACTATTTCAATCAGTTCGCCGTCTATAATACTGGTCTGTGGAAGGCCTACCAAAAGGTTAATAGAAAGTTTGCTAAGGAAATAGCCAAAATTGCGTCACCCAACGACACCATCTGGATCCACGACTATCAGCTGCTGCTGGTACCTCAAATGGTTCGTGAAATGTTCCCACGCATAAGTATTGGCTTCTTTCTCCATATCCCCTTCCCGTCTTTCGAGTCGTTCAGGCTATTGCCATGGCGTCGGGAGTTACTGCTTGGCATGCTGGGCTCGGATTTTCTCGGTTTTCATACCTATGACGACATGCGGCATTTCCTGTCGTCGGTAAACAGGCTGGCGGGCTTTGGTAATTCAAATGGCAAGATGACTGTTAACAACAGAATAGTGATGGCCGATGCACTGCCCATGGGTATTGACTACGACAAATACGCCAGCGAGGCCTCCCACCCCGACACACTGACGAAAGAAGTGAAGTTCAGGGCCTCCCTCGGAGATGTAAAACTTGTACTTTCCATCGATAGACTCGATTACTCTAAAGGAATCCCACAAAGGCTTCGGGCCTTTGAAATGTTTCTCGAGCGATACCCCGAATGGCGTGACAAAGTATCTGTGGTCATGATCGTGGTGCCTTCCAGAGACCAGGTGGAAATGTATAAGCAACTAAAAGAGGAAATTGACCTTTTGGTTGGCCGAATCAATGGAAAATTCAGCAGACTTGCCTGGACACCTATTCATTACTTTTATAGATCTTTCGAGCTCTCCTCTTTGTCGGCTTTCTACAGAATGGCTCACGTTGCATTAGTAACCCCGATGAGAGATGGCATGAACCTGGTTTGCAAAGAGTTCATCGCCAGCAAGCTCGACAAAAAAGGCGTCCTTATCCTGAGCGAAATGGCTGGCGCATCAAAAGAGCTCTCCGATTCCATCCTCATCAACCCCAACGACATGGAGGAGCAAGTGGAAGCTATCCACCAGGCACTAACCATGCCTGAGGCCGAGCAAATCACCCGGATGACCAGCATGCAAGAGTCGCTTAAGCGGTACAACATTCATCATTGGGTCAATCTGTTTTTCGATAGACTTGGGCTGGTAAAAGCTGAGCAAAAAAGCCTTGAAACGAAACTTGTCGACAAGGAAACATCTCAAAAACTGTTCAAAGACTACAAAAAAGCCACCACCAGGCTTATCTTCCTGGACTACGATGGCACGCTGACCGGTTTTTCCGACAACCCTCAGCACGCTGTCCCTGACGCCGAACTTCACACTATTGTCAAGTCGCTAACGGCTAACAAAAAGAATCGGGTAGTCATCATCAGTGGCAGGGATAGGCAGACGCTGGAGGGTTGGCTGGGCCAGTATCCCGTCGACTTCATTACAGAGCATGGGGCGTGGCTGAGAGAAATCGGCTCCGAATGGGAAACCATTGCTGCGATGGATGCTTCCTGGAAAAGAAACATTATGGAAGTGATGGAAGGGTATGTGAACAGGACGCCAGGCTCCTTTGTTGAAGAGAAGGAATTCTCGCTGGTTTGGCACTACAGAAAGGTAGAGACAGGCCTGGGTGAGTTAAGAACACGTGAGCTGACGAGCCACCTGAAGTACATCACTGCCAACATGCCCTTGAATGTACTCGAAGGCAACAAGGTAGTAGAAGTAAAAAACTCAGAAATCAACAAAGGCCGGGCTGCAACCCTTTGGCTGGAAAAATTCCCAAGTGATTTTGTGCTGGCCGTGGGCGACGACTGGACTGACGAGGACACTTTCAAGAGCATGCCCGACAAGGCATACTCCATAAAAGTAGGCAGCACCTATTCCGCTGCCAAATTCAACATCCCTTCCGTTGAAGATGTACGCAAGCTGCTGAAGCAGCTTGGCGACATTACCTAG
- a CDS encoding 3'-5' exonuclease: MTLKLKNPLAFFDLETTGINISNDRIVEISIVKLLPSGERVTKTQRINPQMPIPLESSLIHGIYDDDVKDAPTFKEVAKSYAAFLEGCDLAGFNILQFDVPLLVEEFLRVDVDFDPSKKKLVDAQKIFHLMEKRTLAAAYKFYCGKELLGAHSAEADTMATLEVLLAQVERYEGQEVVSTRGEHLGKVANDVAALHEITASNMVDLAGRIVRNDAGTEVFNFGKHKGKGVEDIFSQEPSYYDWMMRGDFPMDTKKRLTEIKLRGFNKK, from the coding sequence ATGACACTCAAACTTAAGAACCCCCTGGCGTTTTTTGACCTGGAAACAACCGGGATCAATATTTCAAACGACAGGATTGTAGAAATTTCCATTGTGAAACTACTTCCTTCCGGGGAAAGAGTTACGAAAACACAGAGGATCAATCCGCAGATGCCCATTCCGCTTGAAAGCAGCCTTATCCATGGCATTTATGATGACGACGTAAAAGACGCCCCCACATTTAAGGAAGTCGCCAAGTCGTACGCTGCCTTTCTTGAAGGATGCGACCTTGCCGGTTTTAACATTTTGCAGTTCGACGTACCGTTGCTTGTGGAAGAGTTCCTTAGAGTAGATGTCGACTTTGACCCAAGTAAAAAGAAGCTCGTCGATGCTCAGAAAATTTTTCACCTGATGGAAAAGAGGACATTGGCAGCAGCTTATAAGTTCTACTGCGGAAAGGAACTACTTGGCGCACACAGCGCTGAAGCCGACACCATGGCCACTCTGGAAGTACTTTTGGCACAGGTAGAAAGGTACGAGGGGCAGGAAGTAGTCAGCACTCGTGGAGAGCACCTGGGAAAAGTAGCCAACGACGTGGCGGCCCTGCACGAAATCACAGCGAGCAACATGGTCGACCTGGCCGGCAGAATTGTCAGGAACGATGCGGGCACTGAGGTGTTTAATTTTGGAAAGCACAAAGGCAAAGGCGTTGAAGACATTTTCAGTCAGGAGCCCTCCTACTACGACTGGATGATGAGAGGAGATTTCCCAATGGACACAAAGAAAAGACTTACCGAAATAAAACTTCGTGGATTCAACAAAAAGTAG